AATAGAGAAAGtaattaatagctataaTTTATTAAATAAAAAAATATACCTCTAATACTTTAGCTAAGGAGAAATAcacttaattataatattataagaCTATATTACTCTATAGAATAAATAGGAGGAGAATTACATTATATAGGGAGGCTATATAATTTgtaaaagtataatactttttattttttattaCATTTTTAAGGGATTTAGCTAATTCTGCAAAAAATATAAAAAAGGGCACTTTTTTACTATAAGAAAAAGTTGCTAGTATTAATTTGCAGGAATTAGCCCTGCAAAATAGAGATTTTAGAGTTAAGGGAGGATATTAGGGATAAGGGAGGGTAACCTACTATAGGGTacttacttacttaatagGGCTACTATAAGGGCCCCTTACTAGTCAACCTTCCTTCTCTATAGCTAATTACTAATCCAAAAAGTAAGGTtattactaaattattaatatattaatccgccttatactaataattaagGTTTTCTTATTAACAATTGTATAAGCTATACTTCGCAGACATGCTATTGTAGATGCAAATATGCACGGGTCGCACTGTCGGAACCAACGGATCCTAGGATCAATGTAACAAAGAGTGCTGACAATCTATAACTGAGGCAGAGTCGGGTTCAAGGGGTAATGGTAGAATTGAAAACGAAAGACAATGACCCAAACCACACATAAGTACCGTGCGATGAGCAACTGATAGTTCTCCGTAGTCCTTGTGCTGCCCACCCCCACCATATTCGCTTTTACATACGCTCTCCGCGATGTTACCAGCATTCGCTCATTTTGTTTCAGTCCTTTCATTGATTCCGTCTTTGGGGCATGGGGCGTGGAGTCATGTTCTTTCCACTCATCATATCCGTTCCATGGAGGAAGCTTTACATTTCCACAACAGACGAGCTTTGGACGGCTATTACGTTATTGACCAGCAAACAGGAAGCGAATGGGGCTGCAGCGAGGAAAAGATCGCTGCCTTGGAGCATATCATACGAAATGCTCGGGAAATGGCCGCTGCGGCTTCAGCAGTACTCGAGCGGCCAGGTTCTGAGCATTCCGAAGCTTACCGGATGTGGCTCGGAGGTACGTGGGAGTCCAGTGAAGCGTTTTGTTGATGTCTTGAGCTAATGGGCTGGTATAAGAGGGCAACTCGGATGCTGACACAAGAACTGCAATAAAGCGGCGAAACTTTGATCCTATTCAGAATCTGGAACCACCAGGGCCACAAAACCGTCTCCATGATATGACTTACAAGAACCTCAGTCCAAAGGGCCTGACGTATATGTGTGCTGCCGCAAAAAATCAAGCCTGCACTGATGGTACCATTGCTTCCACTCTCCAGCATGGGGTCAATGGTATCTGGGGCAACATCTTTCTCTTGTGCGATAGGTTTTTCAAGCGATCATCCTACGAAAGGATGTTGCGGATATGGCGGTCTGAGAGAATACCCATGCTCGCTTCAGCCTTTACCATTATTCACGAGTCGCAGCACATGGGTGCTATCGTGGGCAAATCAAGACGATGCATCGACGTCAAGCATCCAAAACCGCGCCCAGAAGATACTAGCCCTCTCTGCTACCACCCCGACTGGTAAGAAcaaatctctctctctctctctctctctctctctctctctctctctctctctctccctccctccctttgAAACCCCCATCGTTGCCGAAGGTTTTATTAATACGGCAATAGTTGTGCCACGCTCCCGAGTAAGGATAAAATCATAAACGCCCAAAACATGGCGTTCTTTGCATTGGAGGTTACCGCAAACCCCGAACGAGGCGAACCGCCCGGAAGATCATGCACGATCATGAAAAGAGACACGGGCGGCCTATTCTCGGGAAGGCTGGAAGGCCTTGTGTCGAGGGCTGGCCACTTTGCGAAACCCAAGCATGATGGCAACATGCTGCGTAGGCAGGCAGGGTCTTTTACCACGTCCGAGATACCCTGCGCGTCTAGACCACCGCTTGCCATCCCCGTCGGGGGCGACGCACTGCCTGATCGAGAAACCCTCCCCCAGGCAGTCTTCGACAGGATGTTCCCCAAGGAACAAGGTCGGGCGTCGACGGTCGCGGCAGGCGCCCCTGTCGCTTGTGATAACTTCGATTTGGAGAAGTACGGGTACTGCTGCCCCGGTCCCGGCAGCTCGTGCGAGGATGACTCAAGGAAATGCTACgttggaggggagggtgtCGGTGAGGGAGCTGCTGGTGTTGTACCGGCCGGTGCGCGATgcccgcctcctccaggTGCTGTGTTCTGAATTTCTTGCGACGAGTAGAAGAATTGCTGCACCTGTTTCTTTCTAGTAATTAGTATGTTACTATTAGTTTTACAGGTTACTTAAGTGATAACAAACAGTCTTGATCGATAAGGGTATTTATAGATTTATGGGTATGTAAAAATAAAGTTATTTAGATAAGGGTTGTAAATATTGTAATAGTTAAAAGCTAGAAGGTAGTTATAGTGTTAAGGGGAAATAAGGGATTTTTAGGTAGCTAGGAAGGGGGGGCTAGGAAGGGGGGGCTAGGAAAGGGGGGGCTAAGAAGTAGGTGctctaatttaattagtACACCCCAACATAGATTCCAGAAAAGGAAGCTCAATTAAAGTCAATTTAACAACCAACACAAGCTTCTTAGGTCGACCAGCACAGCCATAGGTTTGCAGAATGCTCCGTCCGCCAACAATCAGCTCCTTCCGTCTTCAGCTTCATCTCGTACAGCAGATCGGCTCACTTGCGGTGGTTTACCACCAATAACAGGACTTCAGAGGCGAAAGTGCAGTCTGCTAGCGCACCAAAGTTCCTCGCGTAAACAGTGTCCATGGAACCAACGTCCCCCGTTTCCGTCGTGAGCAATGACAACGGCTAAGCAACCCACTTAAGCAGCTACTATCACAGGACTTTTGTACTGCAGCACCGCGGCGTAGAGATAGGAACTCGCTCGGAAATAGAAGAGCTGTGGTGCGGGTCGCTTGGACGAGTAGGTAGAAGAATCACCTGCAAGGTAGTGATAGCGagtaagtcaaagcacccacttttgggccacccccacatatgggccacccaaaaatgagggtattcccatcgacaccagtatgttcaattaactattgactgcacctagatgccaccacaatacagctttcagcctcactaggtaaatcagcctcgctggactcatctgtgatatcctctttatcgccagcctcaacctgagccttctggatgtctttgatgttggcgaacttagtgtttgggttgatctgaactgccttccttttccttactgcagtgttggtaacttgggcctgcagaagctccagcttatgctgggcagtggccagctcataggcctgctcgctgaagccttttttcaccttcatgaaaaggaggcgttgggtatgcgcatcattatccaactctgtgaatagcttcagttggccagacagatccttcatcttccttggcgtcgaccatgccactgcagacgacgcagatgcccatccttcagcttccttgcccctagactgccctttgctgacctgatctgacgatgctgatggctttggtgttgttgggagtaggagggagctcatcagaggcttcgccatagagacaggccataaccctgtccatttccaaccacttctgatgttctgcatcgtcatacctgcaagggcagccttataataacagcctaggaagttcctcttgcctacaatagtagagtcattccatagactaaggtatccaagctccttcctataggctgccttaagagggctgaagactgcttgatcaagtggctggaggacatgggaggtgtgtggcggtaagaacaatagatggatgttgtttatatagcacaaccacataaagtcagtcgttgtgtggctcccatgcccatccaggatcaatagtctagcctcctccttatcccccttgccctgagggacagtctgagggataaacaccttctgcagccattcaactgcagtagcatctgttgtccagccattttcagttgctgtgaattgccagccttcataagggctaagatctagaggaaaccactgctgctggactgtcttacccttatatataataaggggatgaagtctgtggcctagggcagagatgcattcaataatagacacccatgcccttgatccaggctgtttcttgcggatagacttcgcctcagacatccccagcaccagcccattagatccctggccctcaaggataccagtctcatccatgttatatctgttggctggtttgatgctgatgatctctggtatggcgagatgcttgaaccagtccctgatgacctcagtagatgccccattaacacgtcttgaatcaatagggcaacttctcttgaccttgactgatggattcctccttataaaggcctggacccagcctctccctataggttgggtatcccctatggcatgaaggattctttctgcaaaatgcttcacttgttgatgggttggaggaagcccaagggcatgctggattcgcacccattcagccaacttggcctcctggctcactgtgagcctctgcaggtcagaaaatgctgctgcccttgcctgggtgccttgaagacgatgctgaagggtagaccttggcacaccatactgctgggcagccttcctgacactctgaccgttcgaaatggcctcaagcgcttgattgacttcattttctgtatactggctcataatgcctagaataaggtgccctaaaaagatgaggccatttgcataaggttggaaaaagatgtgatagtttgaagttggaggaggatgaaggaggaggttggtgatgaggcatttttgggtggcccatatgtgggggtggcccaaaagtgggtgctttgacttataGCCACCAGAAAGGAGCGTGTTAATGCCTTTCTGTTAAGAAAGGTTATCTTTCCCACCTGCATAAGGGGAAGcgaggggaagggaattTGCCCTTGCGGGCTGCCGTAGCAAACTAGGCAACAGGGGCCACGACCCATGGCGTCCAACGACTGAGGAGGGGTGCTTTAATCTTGGAATACCTGCGATACGGTTTTGATCGCACTTGAATCACTCGAATTCTCTTGAGACCGAAAGCCTTCATACAGACTACTCTGCTAGCCCGGTTGTATGCAGTaatccatccatctctcACCGCACGTCATGAATCTCTGCGACCTGTGCAGCTCCATAaacctcgaggacctccctcccttccccgacgacgacttcaGCAAGTCCCTCAGCGGGTACCCCCGCTTCCACCACCTCGTCAAGTCGGACTTCGAAAAGGGCGCGCGCGTCGAGCGATTCGGCGTCCAGTACCACCGCGACCTGGACGGCCTCCTCagggccgcggccgagggtTGCGTGCTCtgcgaggccgtcgagaaggaggccgccgccctcgcggagGAGATTGAGAACCTGCCCCGGCCGCGATGGGGCATCGCCCGCTGCGACCCGAGCTGGGACATGTGGCTCGTACGGCGgagcgaggccggcggcgacgggctcTGGGTCGTGTGCAGTAGCGTCGTTGATGGCGAGGGATTTCCGTGCTTGATTCCTGTTGCTGCGGTTGGCTTTGCGTCCGACGAGGGTACGTCCGGGTCTGCCATCTTGATTGCATTCCTTCAGAGGAGAAGACTAATATGACGCGAGTTCAGATGATCCTCTTTCCGCCGGCTCCTCCGACCGCGTGCTGCGACAAGTCCCAGACCAAACCACGCTCAACCGCATCGCCGCGTGGCTCGAGACGTGCGACGAGCACCCGCACTGCCAGTCCCACGGCAGTCCCATACCAAcccgcctcctcgacctcgggaCATCCGACTCCGACCCG
This sequence is a window from Colletotrichum higginsianum IMI 349063 chromosome 8, whole genome shotgun sequence. Protein-coding genes within it:
- a CDS encoding Alpha-tubulin suppressor and related rcc1 domain-containing protein, translating into MEEALHFHNRRALDGYYVIDQQTGSEWGCSEEKIAALEHIIRNAREMAAAASAVLERPGSEHSEAYRMWLGGPQNRLHDMTYKNLSPKGLTYMCAAAKNQACTDGTIASTLQHGVNGIWGNIFLLCDRFFKRSSYERMLRIWRSERIPMLASAFTIIHESQHMGAIVGKSRRCIDVKHPKPRPEDTSPLCYHPDCCATLPSKDKIINAQNMAFFALEVTANPERGEPPGRSCTIMKRDTGGLFSGRLEGLVSRAGHFAKPKHDGNMLRRQAGSFTTSEIPCASRPPLAIPVGGDALPDRETLPQAVFDRMFPKEQGRASTVAAGAPVACDNFDLEKYGYCCPGPGSSCEDDSRKCYVGGEGVGEGAAGVVPAGARCPPPPGAVF